The following nucleotide sequence is from Ferruginibacter lapsinanis.
TACCTGGTGTTTCAGCCGATATTTACTTACAAAGGATTTGAAACAAGAGCGAATGATAAAGAAACGATCACTATTCCCGATGGCGATAAAATATTAATTGTACATAGAAATAAAGAAGCGGAGCAACAATTCATTGAAAAGTTATCTTCATTACATTCTCAGTTCATACAGCCACAGGATGGGAATGGTTTAATATTAAAGGGAGTAGATATTCTCCGCAATAACTGGTTCTTCCTTTTTGTGGATGCGATGAAGGAAATGAAAGTTCCTGTATTTGGTTTTGAGGCATTGAAAAATTTCAGATTCAATACAGCCCGTCCATCTACACATATTCATGTAAGCAGTGGGTTGGATTGGTTTGATGCGAAAGTTGAAATAGATTTTGAAGGACAACGTGTAGGTATAAACGATATTAAAAAGGCGTTGACGGCCAAGCAATCTTTTGTTCAATTGGGAGATGGTACTTTAGGGATATTACCTGATGAGTGGCTACAACGGTATTCTTTATTATTTAAAGTTGGTGATGGTAAAAATGATAAACTGCGTTTATCTAAATACCACATGAGTGTTATCGACGAATTGTATGATAACCGGATTGCCAATGAATTGAGTTTTGCACTGGATGAAAAATTTGAACGCTTAAGAGAGTTTAAAAATATTCCTGAAATACCTGCTCCTGCTAATTTAGAGCCGATATTAAGACCGTATCAGATTTCCGGATACCAGTGGCTTAATTATTTGAATGACGTGGGTTGGGGTGGTATTTTAGCAGATGACATGGGGTTGGGTAAAACAGTGCAGGCATTGACCATGTTGCAGCATTATAAAACCCAGGAAGGAGATCTGAGAGCAATTGTGGTTTGTCCTACAACACTTATTTACAACTGGGAAAACGAGATAAAGAAATTTACCCCTTCGCTTACATACAAGATCCATCATGGCAGCATGCGTACAAGGAGTGTGGAAGAATTGCAAAAAGTAAATGTAGTGATCACTACTTACGGAACGCTTCGCAGTGACATACAGGTGCTGATGAAAATTTTATATGATTATGTGGTACTGGATGAAAGTCAGGCAATTAAAAACCCGGCATCTAAAGTAACCAAGGCTGCATGTTTGATCGTATCTAAGAACAGGTTGTGTATGAGTGGTACGCCGCTACAAAATAATACTTTTGATATTTTTGCCCAGATGAATTTCCTTAACCCGGGTTTATTAGGAACCATGGAGTTTTTCAGAAATGAATTTGCTACACCTATTGATAAGTTTGGAGAAAAAGACCAGAAAGAACATCTGCGTAAATTATTATATCCATTTATTTTAAGACGTACCAAAGAGCAAGTGGCTAAAGACTTGCCGGATAAAACAGAAACTATTTTATTCTGTGAAATGGAGAAAGAGCAACGTAAAATTTATGATGCTTATCGAAATAGTTATAGAGATAAGATATTGGGAACAATTGATGAACAAGGGATTGATAAATCACAGCTCACTATTTTACAAGGCTTAATGAAGTTGAGACAGATATGTGATAGTCCGGCTATATTAAATGAAGAAGAAAAGTATCCAAACCATTCTATTAAATTAGATGAATTGGCCAGAGAGATATCTGAAAATATAGGAGAACATAAAGCTTTAATCTTCTCTCAGTTTTTAGGAATGCTTGCATTGATAAAAGAAAAACTGAAAGAGCAAAATATACCGTTCGAATATTTTGATGGTAGCACCAGCAGTACCGACAGACAAAAAGCCATTGAGAATTTCCAGAATAATGATGAGTGCAGGGTATTCCTCATCTCATTAAAAGCTGGTGGTGTTGGGCTTAACCTTACTGCCGCTGATTACGTATATATTGTAGACCCATGGTGGAATCCGGCGGTTGAGCAACAGGCGATCGATCGTACGCATCGTATCGGGCAAACAAAAAATATTTTCGCTTATCGCATGATCTGTATCGATACGATCGAAGATAAAATTTTGCAACTGCAGGAACGTAAGCGTAAGTTGGCTAGCGAGTTAATTGCGGATGATACCAGCTTTGTGAAGGCGCTAAGTAAGGCGGATGTAGAATATCTGTTCAGCTAAAATATAATAGCGGTTGAATGAGTGGAAACAAATTGGCCTTCTTTTCATTTTTTACGCTTAACTTAATATTATATTTATCTTCTATTTACAAATGCCAAGTAACAAATATCTTTCGTATTTACTAAATCCATTGGAGTTACTGCGTACTAAAAAAGTATTACAGGTAAATCCTACCGTTGTACCATCCAGGGAAGAGCCGGAAGCGATCAAAATTTTTGTGTACGATTTTGATGCACATGATATTGCTGTAAGGGAATTAGATAAAGTTTCAGATTGTTTTTCATTTATCGACTCTCCAAAAGTTACTTGGATCAATGTAGATGGATTGCGGAAAGTGGATGTAGAGTCTATCTGCAATCATTACGGCATACATTATTTGATCATAGAAGATATTCTGAGTATTGGGCAAAGGCCTAAAATGGATGACATGGAAGGGCTGGTATTTTGTGTGTTGAACATGCTTTATTTTAATGAAAAGGATTCTTCCATAGAAAGTGAGCAGATCAGTATTGTATTAGGAAAAAATTTTGTAATCAGTTTTCAGGAAGATGCACAGAGGGATGTGTTTAATCCGCTAAGAGAAAAACTAAAGATCAATCTTAGTAAAGTAAGAGCGAATAAAGCTGATTTTTTATTTTACTCTTTAATAGATCTGATCGTAGATAATTACTTTGTAGTGATGGAAAAGTTTGGAGAGAAAATAGAATTACTGGAAGAAGATATTTTACGCAATGCAGATACCAGGAGTTTGGCCAAAATAAATATTTTACGCAAAGAAATGATCGTACTTAAAAGAAGCATTGCCCCGGTAAGAGAACTGGTGAATGGTATTTTGAGAAGTGAGAATGAATTGATAGAAGAAAGAACAGAAAAATATTTTAAAGATGTATATGATCATATAGTTCAGGCAAATGATCTGTGTGAAAACTATCGTGATATGATGATGAACTTACATGATCTGTACCTGAATAATGTAAATTTAAAGATGAATGAAGTGATGAAAGTGATGGCGGTGGTTACGTGTTTGCTGGCACCAGCTACTGTGATAGGAGGTATTTTCGGGATGAACTTTGAACAGATACCTTTATTGCACAACAAATGGGGATTCTTTATTTCTGTAGCCTTGATGCTTTTTATTCCGATAGTGATGATAAGGGCATTCAGAAGAAGAGGATGGTTTTAGGAGAACACAGATTCAAAGCTCTTCCTCACAAAATGGTATCAACTGCATTTATTGCTTTTTGCAATCTTTCTTCATAATTACCACTGATATCAACCCAGGGCGTTTCCTGATTTACCATCAGGTCTTTATAAAAATGATACAGTTTTTCTCTGCTTTCCAGATCAGGGTACTCTCTCAGTTCATCTTTTACCCATGGCAGATCTACATTACAAAGCAGGTAGAGGTCATATTTTCTTTCGGTGATCTGATCAAGTATCCAGTTATGACATTTTCCAAAAACAAATTCACACCATACTTTCATCACATACATATCTGTATCGATGAAGAGTAGTTGATGGTTCATTGTCCATTGCCCATTGCCCATTGCCTCTTGCTCGTTGCTCATTGCACTTTCTTCTCCGGCAACCTGTCCCTTAGCGATATCTAGTAAATTTTCAAAAGTATAATTGGTGCCATTAGCCAACAAGTATTCCCTTGCATATTCCCTTACCCACACAGTTTTGTAATGTGCTGCAAGTTGCTCACACAATGTACTTTTACCTGTACTCTCCGGGCCGATAACAACTATCTTTTTGATCATGATTATTTTTTCTTATTCCAATGTGGTTTTGCTTTCAATACTTTCTTGTGTATTGGGCAACTTTCATCATGTGCTCCTGGTAAATAACCAGCACTCATTAAAAATTCATTTACAATTTCACCTCCGGTAAAACGAAAAGTTTTTTTAAATAGCAAGGTCCACTCTGCTTTTGATTTTGGGTGATGATGCGCCAACCAGTTCTTAAATGATCCAAATTCCTTTTGCAATACTAAAATGGTTTTAGCATTTTCTATTGCTGCATTTACTTTTAATTTATTACGGATGATGCCGGCGTCATTCAATAAGCGTTCGATATCCTTTTCTTTATATGCAGCTACTTTTTTAATGTTGAATTGATGATATGCTTTTCTGAAAGTTGCTTCTTTTTTCAAAATAGTGCTCCAGCTTAAGCCCGCCTGATTGATCTCCAATATCAATCGGCAGAATAACTCATTATCGTCTTCAATTGGAAAACCGTATTGTGTGTCATGATATTTTTTATGAACAGCAAGGTCTTCTGCTTTCATATATTTCATCGCATCGCAGTAACTCATCGATTTATTTTTTACATATTAGATAAACTATTCTCTTTTATTTTCTTTTTCCAGGCAATATATCCCATCACTCCCAGTATTAAAAATATAATGTATTGAAAACTTGTAAATACGGCATGTTTGTAAAAATACAAAGGAATAGAAGCAGTATTGGTAATGGTCCACCATGTCCAGTTCTCTATTTTCTTTTTTGCCATCAACCACATGGCTGTATACGCAGATGCCGATGCAAAAGAATCGGCGATAGGCACATTACTAGCGGTATATTTTTTCAACACAATAAACAACACTGCCCAACAAACGGCAAAAAATAAAATGGTGATCAACCATTCTTTTTTATCGGATGCAGTAATATGAATTTCCTTTTCGGTAGAATTTTTTTTATGCCGACTCCACATCCACCAACCATAAATACTCATTACTGTATAATATAAATTGAGGCTGGCCTCACCTTTTAAATTCCACCAGGCATAACACATGTAAGTGTATAAGATCGTGTTAACAAGGCCCGTTGGATAAACCAGGATATTTTCACTTCTGGAAAATATGACACTGATTATGCCGAATACAACTGCCAGAAATTCTACCCAGGTTGTATTTTTTATGCCTTCAATAAGCTGATGGTATATCTCGGTAATTGTCATGAATTAATTTGAAAGTGCATAAACGGCAAAGCTTGCCAACCAATGTTCGCCGCCTTCAGGTGTCAGAGAAAAATTCGTGCTATCGGCATTTGCTGTATAGAATTTGTTTTTTTGTGCTGCTGCAGAAAAAAAGAGTAAACACAAAACAGCAAATAGTGAATTTTTCATCTGTCTAAATTAAACAAAAAAACATCTCTGTCGGAGATGTTTTAAGTATGTATTTTCTAATTCTCCGCCACGGCGGATTAGAGAGTCTTATTCTGCTTCTGCAACAACTTCTGTTACTTCAGGTATCATTCTTTTCATCATACCTTCAATACCTGCTTTTAATGTGATCATTGAAGAAGGGCAGCCACTGCAACTTCCTTGTAACATTAAATTTACTCTGCCTGCTTCATAGCTTTTAAACTGAATAGCACCGCCATCCATTTCAACTGCAGGTTTTACATAATTTTCCAACAATTCTTTAATACGTTTTACTACATCATCATCATCTGCAGAAACTTCATTACTGCTTTCAGTTTTCATTGCTGCAACCGCTTCTTCGTTTACTACAGGTTTACCATCTTCCAAGTATTCTTTCAAAAACTGTTTAATGGTAGGGATTACATCATCCCAATTATCACTTTCATTGGTTTTAGTAAGTGTAATAAAATTACTTGCTATAAAAACCGATCTGATGAAAGGGAATGTAAATAACTCCTGCGCCAACGGCGATGGTGCTGAACTTGCTTCATCTGCAAAATCAATGCTCTTGCCCGGGTACAATAGTTTGTTTGCAACAAACTTCATTGTTTCGGGGTTTGGGGTCATTTCTGTATAAATGCTGATGATTGTATTGCCTGTTTTTATCATAACTCACGTTTGTATTGCAAAATTAACAACAATTAGGAGAATTACGTTTACGAAAAACGAAAACACCCCCGGTACTGCTTTTCACATTTCTTTAACCGGCATTTATACAACCAAATCCTTAGTTTTTTCGACTATAAGCCGTATTTTGTACTAAAACTTACAATCATGAAAATAAAATATATACCACTCATAGCAGTACCGTTGTTTACTCTATTTAACGCTGATGCACAAAAGGTTATCCGAAAAGGAGCAACTCCTTTAATGAGGGGTCAAAAGCCGGGAGACCAAAAAGCTGATTATACTTTAGAGCAGTTTCAGGGAAAATGGCAGGAAGTGGCCCGAAAGACTTTAAAAGGGAAAACTGCATCCATAAAAGATACCATTTACCTGAATTTTACCGAAGGGGATAAAGTTGATACAAGAGAAGGAAACAAACCAAATGTTAAAGGGGATGCTGATATAGATGTTGACAATACCTTACTTGCTGCCGCAGATGTATACACCATTAAAGCGGTGGGAGAATCAGAAATAGTATTGGATGATCAGGAAAAATTCATTCATACATTTAAAAAGGTAGATAATTTTTGGTTTGAAAAAGTAGGAAACCTGGCAGTCGCTATTGATACTTTTAAAACTGTTACCGAATATGATCCGGCAAATTTAATGGGAGAATGGATGGTATACAGAAGACAGGCAAAACCAGGCGAAGTAAAACCCCCGGCAATACTTATCAAGTATCTTAAAATAAAAAATAAGGTAAACGAAACAACCCTTACAGGAGAGATCACCGTTTATCAAAAAGAAAAAACGGAAGAGTTGCCTTGTACCATTACTATTTATAAAACCGGAATGCAGGTTGTAGCGGGCACCTATAGTTGGTATTTACCGATCTATAAAGCAGATGGTAAAGAGTTGGTTTTTGGTAATATAGAGTTGATGTTGAATTATTGCAAACCGCTATAATATATTATCACAAAAGGGGGCAGAGAAAAGACGGAGATTCACAGAGAGAGTATGATCATTGATCGAAGCTGAATTTTTTAAAAGGCTATATATACAAAAGGGTTCAAAAATAATTGAACCCTTTTGTATATATGAGATTTCTCTGTGAAATAACCCTAGTCCACAATCCTCAATTTTGCATAATTTAACATGATCTTCTTTTCTCCATTCAATTCAAACTTCACTGTTGCAATTGGATTATGTGCAGCACCTTCCATTTTCAACACTTCTCCAAAACCAAATTTCTGATGTTCTACTTTTTGGCCTGCTTGTAAATTACTGGTATCACTGGCGGTAAAATCTGCCGAAGGCGTATGTTCTTTTGTTTGTGGACGTGTAGGAACAAGATAAGCAGGTTTGCTTTTGTCTTCTGTTCTTTGTGTTTCCGGTTTTTTTGCTGCCCAATAATTATTAGCTGTGGCGTTGCCCCACTGCCTTGCTCCATTAGATGATTGGTTTCTGATACCCCCGCCGGCAAAGCTTCTGTCAACGTATTCCTCTGGCATTTCGTCAATAAAACGGCTGGGCTCATTTTGTTGCAGCTGGCCAAAACGATAACGGGCATTGGCGTAGGTTAGCCATAATTTTTTCTTAGCCCTTGTGATAGCTACATAAAATAACCGGCGTTCTTCTTCCAGTTCTTCTCTTGTATTAATGCTCATACCGCTTGGGAATAGCGTTTCTTCCAATCCACCAACAAACACACAGCTAAACTCCAACCCTTTTGCCGCATGTATGGTCATTAGTTTTACACTATCGGCATCGTCTTTATCGTTATCTGTGTCCGTTAGTAAAGTGATTTGTTGCAAATACGAACCAAGACTTTTATCTCCCACTTCGCCGTCTTCTTCATTCATTGGAGTTTCAGTGAACTCTTTAATAGAGTTTAACAACTCCTGCGTATTCTCATATCTTGCTAACCCTTCTGTAGTTTTGTCGTTAAACAATTCTTTCACCACACCGGAATTCTTACCTACTAAAAAAGCCAGGTCGTATGCATTCTTTTTCTCTAATTCGCTCTGAAACATTTTGATCATTGTAACAAAGTCGTTAATGGCCTCCAGTGTCCCTGCTTTATATCCATACATAGCAGCTTTTTCCAGCACTTCCCAAAGCGTTACTCCATTTGTATTGGCTGCCAGTACAGCCCGTTCGATCGTTGTTTTACCAATACCTCTTGTAGGATAATTGATGATACGTTTTAAAGCTTCTTCATCATTTGGGTTTACAACTATTCTTAGGTAAGCGATCAGATCTTTTACCTCTTTGCGTTGGTAAAAAGATAAGCCGCCATAAATACGGTAAGGGATATTCATCCTCCGAAGGCTTTCTTCATAAGCCCGGCTTTGAGCATTGGTACGATATAAGATAGCGAACTCATTATTAAAAAAATGATTGCGTAATTTTTCTTCCTGTATCGTATCTGCTACAAATTTCCCTTCTTCATTATCGGTGGCGGTGCGTACCAATTTAATTTTATCGCCATCTGTTTTATCGGTCCATAATTTTTTAGGTAATTGATTTTTATTATTGCCGATAATTTCATTGGCTACATTCAATATGCTTTTGGTGCTGCGGTAATTTTGTTCCAGCTTGACCACTTTTACATTATCATAATCTCTTTCAAACTGTAAAATGTTTTCGATGGTAGCACCTCTGAAACTGTAAATACTCTGAGCATCATCACCCACTACACAAACATTTTCATGCATGGCTCCCAATAATTTCATTATCTCATACTGGGAAGTGTTGGTATCCTGGTACTCATCTACCATAATATACTTGAACTTGCGTTGATATTTACTCAATGCTTCAGGAAAATTCTTCAGTAACACGTACATTTTCATCAACAAGTCATCAAAATCCATGGCACCATTCTTAAAACAACGTTTTGCATAGGCATCGTAAATACGTGCGGTAGCAGGTCGGTTGGCCCTGGCATCCTCTTGTTGAATGGAATAGTCTTTGGCATACTCTTCGGGACTGATCAAACTGTTTTTAGCTGAAGATATCCTGTTGTAAACTGTATTCGGTTTGTATTGCTTGTCGTCAAGTTCTAATTCGTTGATAACAGTTTTTATTACACTTTTGGCATCATCTGTATCATAGATGGTAAAATTGTTTGGATATCCAAGCTTATTGGCTTCAGCTCTTAATATTCTTGCAAATACGCTGTGAAAAGTACCAATGTATAAGTTTCTTGCTTCGCTGTTACCCAATACTCTTTCTACCCTTTCCTTCATTTCTTTTGCCGCTTTGTTGGTAAATGTAAGTGCCAGAATATTAAATGCATCTATTCCATGATACCCCATCAGATGAGCAATACGAGTGGTCAGTACCTTTGTTTTTCCGCTACCGGCGCCGGCAATGATGATGATAGGGCCGTCTTTATGTAATACCGCTTCTTTTTGCGGTTCATTCAATTCATCTAAATAACTCAACATGGGGCGAAGTTACGAATAGAGCAACGGAGGTTGAAGACTGTGAAGAAATATTTTGCAAAATATCAGCGCCATGCAACCAAACCTTTTACATGTTATTTTCGTTAATGTATTTATGCTCCGCATATTATCTTTGCTGTTAATGAATGTTTTTTTCTCCTGTGAGAAGCAAAATGTTGTAGCGCCCCCTATGGATATTACCAACGATACTACGATAACAACGCCTGCTAAAAAGGATACGATCTTCTCTTATTTAGCTTTAGGAGATTCGTATACGATCGGACAAGCTGTGCAGGTAGCAGAACGGTATCCGGTTCAAGCAACGCAATTATTATTTAATGACAGCATACAATTGTATGCTCCGGAAATAATAGCACAAACGGGATGGACTACCTCCAATCTTTTGAGCAGGATCAACACCAGCCCTCCTTTAAAAAGCACCTATGATATAGTTACTTTATTGATAGGAGTAAACAATCAGTACCAGGGGCTTAGTCAGAGCCAATATCAAAGAGAGTTTACCACCTTACTCAATAAAGCCATACAATTTGCCAATAACAATAGCAAACATGTAATAGTGTTATCTATCCCGGATTACAGCGTAACACCTTATGCAGAAAGGGCTGATAAAATGAAAATTGCAATGGAAATAGATGCATTCAATGCCATCAATAAAGAGATCTCCCTGGCTAAAGGGGTTGCTTATCTTGATGTGACTACATCTACAAGAATGGCATCTACAGATAGAAGTTTAATTGCTGATGACGGATTGCATCCTTCTGGAAAAGAGTATGCTAAATGGGCTGTTTGGTTGGCGCCTATAATAAAGAATGCATTAAAAAACTGACCGATTGGTTAGTTGGTATCATTTTAGCTGCTGGAATAATAGCTTCAATAAGAAGTAAAAAAGTAACTGCGATAAAATGAAACCGGCATCAATACTATCTCTTCTCTTGTGCATTGCCTTTTCAGCAGTAGCCCAACCCATTTTATCTCTTACGCAGGTAATAAAGAATCTAAGCAGCCCCATGCAATTGGTAAATGCAAGCGATGGTAGCGGCAAGATCTACATTGTACAAAAAGCAGGAAAAATACAAGTATACACAAAGGATTATGATTCTATTGGGGTTTTTGTTACGGTAACAAATATCACAAGCAATGATGAACGAGGGTTGTTAAGCATGGCTTTTCATCCTGATTACGAGCATAATGGATTCTTCTATGTTTATTATACCAATAGTATTGGCGATCTTGAGTTGGCACGATATAGGGTAAGCAATAACCCAAATATTGCTAATGCTGCTTCTAAAGTTATTTTAAAAACGATCCCACATCCTGTTAATCAAAACCACAATGGCGGAGAACTTCATTTTGGTAAAGATGGTTCTTTGTATCTATCTACGGGTGATGGCGGTGGAGGAGGCGATCAACCTAACAATGCACAGAATACATCCGTTTTGCTAGGAAAAATTTTGCGTTTTAAAGTTGATACTACCAACATTGCCCCTTACTATGATACTACTGCAAATGCAGAAAACCCTTTTGCAAATGAAGTGGTTGCTTATGGATTAAGAAACCCGTTCAGATGGAGTTTTGACAGATTAACGTATGATATGTGGATAGGCGATGTAGGGCAAGGTTCATTTGAAGAAATTGATTATCGTCCGGCAGACTC
It contains:
- a CDS encoding DEAD/DEAH box helicase; this encodes MALSHLIKYVYNTGSDEVIRRGKKILGSGYVEMADHDELLNAVTFRVKDDTYNTYYKVNIQKYTDSKSLSIRCTCPYNLGDICRHEAAALLQLQELIDKNMLNGNRIEYNQRHTVAKMKFIDVKVMRLLASVAVFDEAEKILETTKVKILSAANERVEGELTLNGDVFPLVIQKNDERNFDTSCKCTEEDHPLCIHKTVLFLQLLNTYGSYYFDTIRNWDKEKNKLLQIYGYSLDDDLTNKFEFIYKEGKPFLKVLDTSIKRVTAPTPVEKPAYMQSKAEAAVAEAPKVNVATKKLGLVFNFNATVYPNFTVDAIQGDTNDEGKSYVGKVEKLDLTKYVDTESYSEEDKMLLQQIRKLQSSEINKYLNRNSPFSGIWENIIHTEGDELPEETKSLIAEYLHPKLKKIFEEQAGNPFIFYLPEKKSFTTENLVEAAVDEKFIAPQFKIAAKNGHFELQGRFNINGATQPITDNECNNSILFLYNHTFYLWQKAEDVLQAEKFLKNGNLKLSKENWATQMQKLIMPLTKDYKVEFDKSLVKEIKSGEPEIKLMLQEKGDYLVFQPIFTYKGFETRANDKETITIPDGDKILIVHRNKEAEQQFIEKLSSLHSQFIQPQDGNGLILKGVDILRNNWFFLFVDAMKEMKVPVFGFEALKNFRFNTARPSTHIHVSSGLDWFDAKVEIDFEGQRVGINDIKKALTAKQSFVQLGDGTLGILPDEWLQRYSLLFKVGDGKNDKLRLSKYHMSVIDELYDNRIANELSFALDEKFERLREFKNIPEIPAPANLEPILRPYQISGYQWLNYLNDVGWGGILADDMGLGKTVQALTMLQHYKTQEGDLRAIVVCPTTLIYNWENEIKKFTPSLTYKIHHGSMRTRSVEELQKVNVVITTYGTLRSDIQVLMKILYDYVVLDESQAIKNPASKVTKAACLIVSKNRLCMSGTPLQNNTFDIFAQMNFLNPGLLGTMEFFRNEFATPIDKFGEKDQKEHLRKLLYPFILRRTKEQVAKDLPDKTETILFCEMEKEQRKIYDAYRNSYRDKILGTIDEQGIDKSQLTILQGLMKLRQICDSPAILNEEEKYPNHSIKLDELAREISENIGEHKALIFSQFLGMLALIKEKLKEQNIPFEYFDGSTSSTDRQKAIENFQNNDECRVFLISLKAGGVGLNLTAADYVYIVDPWWNPAVEQQAIDRTHRIGQTKNIFAYRMICIDTIEDKILQLQERKRKLASELIADDTSFVKALSKADVEYLFS
- the corA gene encoding magnesium/cobalt transporter CorA, whose product is MPSNKYLSYLLNPLELLRTKKVLQVNPTVVPSREEPEAIKIFVYDFDAHDIAVRELDKVSDCFSFIDSPKVTWINVDGLRKVDVESICNHYGIHYLIIEDILSIGQRPKMDDMEGLVFCVLNMLYFNEKDSSIESEQISIVLGKNFVISFQEDAQRDVFNPLREKLKINLSKVRANKADFLFYSLIDLIVDNYFVVMEKFGEKIELLEEDILRNADTRSLAKINILRKEMIVLKRSIAPVRELVNGILRSENELIEERTEKYFKDVYDHIVQANDLCENYRDMMMNLHDLYLNNVNLKMNEVMKVMAVVTCLLAPATVIGGIFGMNFEQIPLLHNKWGFFISVALMLFIPIVMIRAFRRRGWF
- a CDS encoding AAA family ATPase, translating into MIKKIVVIGPESTGKSTLCEQLAAHYKTVWVREYAREYLLANGTNYTFENLLDIAKGQVAGEESAMSNEQEAMGNGQWTMNHQLLFIDTDMYVMKVWCEFVFGKCHNWILDQITERKYDLYLLCNVDLPWVKDELREYPDLESREKLYHFYKDLMVNQETPWVDISGNYEERLQKAINAVDTIL
- a CDS encoding DNA-3-methyladenine glycosylase I yields the protein MSYCDAMKYMKAEDLAVHKKYHDTQYGFPIEDDNELFCRLILEINQAGLSWSTILKKEATFRKAYHQFNIKKVAAYKEKDIERLLNDAGIIRNKLKVNAAIENAKTILVLQKEFGSFKNWLAHHHPKSKAEWTLLFKKTFRFTGGEIVNEFLMSAGYLPGAHDESCPIHKKVLKAKPHWNKKK
- the pnuC gene encoding nicotinamide riboside transporter PnuC, with product MTITEIYHQLIEGIKNTTWVEFLAVVFGIISVIFSRSENILVYPTGLVNTILYTYMCYAWWNLKGEASLNLYYTVMSIYGWWMWSRHKKNSTEKEIHITASDKKEWLITILFFAVCWAVLFIVLKKYTASNVPIADSFASASAYTAMWLMAKKKIENWTWWTITNTASIPLYFYKHAVFTSFQYIIFLILGVMGYIAWKKKIKENSLSNM
- a CDS encoding DUF2891 domain-containing protein is translated as MKNSLFAVLCLLFFSAAAQKNKFYTANADSTNFSLTPEGGEHWLASFAVYALSN
- a CDS encoding NifU family protein; this translates as MIKTGNTIISIYTEMTPNPETMKFVANKLLYPGKSIDFADEASSAPSPLAQELFTFPFIRSVFIASNFITLTKTNESDNWDDVIPTIKQFLKEYLEDGKPVVNEEAVAAMKTESSNEVSADDDDVVKRIKELLENYVKPAVEMDGGAIQFKSYEAGRVNLMLQGSCSGCPSSMITLKAGIEGMMKRMIPEVTEVVAEAE
- a CDS encoding ATP-dependent helicase, which translates into the protein MLSYLDELNEPQKEAVLHKDGPIIIIAGAGSGKTKVLTTRIAHLMGYHGIDAFNILALTFTNKAAKEMKERVERVLGNSEARNLYIGTFHSVFARILRAEANKLGYPNNFTIYDTDDAKSVIKTVINELELDDKQYKPNTVYNRISSAKNSLISPEEYAKDYSIQQEDARANRPATARIYDAYAKRCFKNGAMDFDDLLMKMYVLLKNFPEALSKYQRKFKYIMVDEYQDTNTSQYEIMKLLGAMHENVCVVGDDAQSIYSFRGATIENILQFERDYDNVKVVKLEQNYRSTKSILNVANEIIGNNKNQLPKKLWTDKTDGDKIKLVRTATDNEEGKFVADTIQEEKLRNHFFNNEFAILYRTNAQSRAYEESLRRMNIPYRIYGGLSFYQRKEVKDLIAYLRIVVNPNDEEALKRIINYPTRGIGKTTIERAVLAANTNGVTLWEVLEKAAMYGYKAGTLEAINDFVTMIKMFQSELEKKNAYDLAFLVGKNSGVVKELFNDKTTEGLARYENTQELLNSIKEFTETPMNEEDGEVGDKSLGSYLQQITLLTDTDNDKDDADSVKLMTIHAAKGLEFSCVFVGGLEETLFPSGMSINTREELEEERRLFYVAITRAKKKLWLTYANARYRFGQLQQNEPSRFIDEMPEEYVDRSFAGGGIRNQSSNGARQWGNATANNYWAAKKPETQRTEDKSKPAYLVPTRPQTKEHTPSADFTASDTSNLQAGQKVEHQKFGFGEVLKMEGAAHNPIATVKFELNGEKKIMLNYAKLRIVD
- a CDS encoding SGNH/GDSL hydrolase family protein, with translation MQPNLLHVIFVNVFMLRILSLLLMNVFFSCEKQNVVAPPMDITNDTTITTPAKKDTIFSYLALGDSYTIGQAVQVAERYPVQATQLLFNDSIQLYAPEIIAQTGWTTSNLLSRINTSPPLKSTYDIVTLLIGVNNQYQGLSQSQYQREFTTLLNKAIQFANNNSKHVIVLSIPDYSVTPYAERADKMKIAMEIDAFNAINKEISLAKGVAYLDVTTSTRMASTDRSLIADDGLHPSGKEYAKWAVWLAPIIKNALKN
- a CDS encoding PQQ-dependent sugar dehydrogenase, which encodes MKPASILSLLLCIAFSAVAQPILSLTQVIKNLSSPMQLVNASDGSGKIYIVQKAGKIQVYTKDYDSIGVFVTVTNITSNDERGLLSMAFHPDYEHNGFFYVYYTNSIGDLELARYRVSNNPNIANAASKVILKTIPHPVNQNHNGGELHFGKDGSLYLSTGDGGGGGDQPNNAQNTSVLLGKILRFKVDTTNIAPYYDTTANAENPFANEVVAYGLRNPFRWSFDRLTYDMWIGDVGQGSFEEIDYRPADSIRGINYGWRCYEGNSVYNTSGCGNISNYTFPVYTYPTQDPSAAVTGGTVYRGATYLDLYGYYVAADFFSDTFYLIKYNSLTRTATTTKQVLLPNGIVDFGETENGELYAVSLFANSVYRITASGAVNYVFTGSGSWTNAANWSNNKIPPLSLPAGSKITIDPLANGECVLDTGTTQIISSGATLEIRPNKKFRIIGDLTIQ